The following proteins come from a genomic window of Novosphingobium aromaticivorans DSM 12444:
- a CDS encoding glycoside hydrolase family 15 protein, translating into MTASLDLWPIGNCQVSALVDTSGAFVWGCIPRVDGDPFFSALLGGEMPREGLWAIDLEDRLETTQSYLRNTPILVTRHRDANGGEIEVLDFCPYLPRNGRTYRPVAYARIVRPIAGSPRIRMRLRPTCGWGNTCRMTIGGSNHIRYLSEAMTMRLTTSAPVGLVAEERAFRLEQAHYFFLGPDESFSGNLAETLERMLEATAAEWRHWVRGLATPVEWQDVVIRSAITLKLCQHEETGAIVAALTTSIPEHAGSQRNWDYRYCWIRDAYYTVQALNRLGALDVLEGYLAYLRNVVDNARGGHIQPLYGVLGEAKLDEGLAERLPGYRAMGPVRIGNAAWSQVQHDAYGQIVLSNTQAFLDQRLLRMSGLADFEALEKVGERAWALFDKPDAGLWELRTRQSVHTYSAAMCWAACDRLGNAAHAIGLDDRAAFWGERAAAIRERIEQAAWCPETERMSATFSGDDLDASVIQLLDLRFLAPDDPRFVSTLAAIEQGLRRGSHMLRYATEDDFGLPETAFNVCTFWLIEALHLTGRRAEARALYEEMLSRRTQSGLLSEDIDPATGELWGNYPQTYSLVGLINCAVLLSKPWNTVR; encoded by the coding sequence ATGACAGCTTCCCTCGATCTCTGGCCAATCGGCAACTGCCAGGTTTCGGCGCTGGTCGATACCTCGGGCGCATTTGTCTGGGGCTGCATTCCGCGGGTCGATGGTGATCCGTTCTTCTCGGCCCTGCTGGGCGGTGAGATGCCGCGGGAAGGCCTTTGGGCAATCGATCTCGAAGACCGGCTGGAAACCACCCAAAGCTATCTGCGCAATACCCCGATCCTCGTCACCCGCCACCGCGATGCCAATGGCGGTGAGATCGAGGTGCTGGACTTCTGCCCATATCTCCCGCGCAATGGCCGCACCTATCGCCCCGTGGCCTATGCCCGGATCGTGCGCCCCATCGCGGGCAGCCCGCGCATCCGCATGCGCCTGCGGCCTACCTGCGGGTGGGGCAACACCTGCCGGATGACCATCGGCGGATCGAACCATATCCGCTACCTGTCCGAAGCCATGACGATGCGGCTGACCACGTCCGCACCGGTCGGCCTCGTTGCCGAGGAACGGGCCTTCCGCCTTGAACAGGCGCACTACTTCTTCCTCGGCCCGGACGAGAGCTTCTCGGGCAACCTTGCCGAAACGCTCGAACGGATGCTCGAGGCAACCGCTGCCGAGTGGCGCCACTGGGTGCGGGGCCTGGCCACGCCGGTCGAATGGCAGGACGTGGTGATCCGGTCGGCCATAACGCTCAAGCTGTGCCAGCACGAGGAAACCGGCGCCATCGTAGCCGCGCTGACCACCTCGATCCCCGAACATGCCGGATCGCAGCGGAACTGGGACTATCGCTACTGCTGGATCCGCGATGCCTACTACACCGTGCAGGCCCTCAATCGCCTCGGCGCGCTGGACGTGCTCGAAGGTTATCTCGCCTACTTGCGCAATGTCGTCGACAATGCGCGCGGTGGCCATATCCAGCCGCTCTATGGCGTGCTCGGCGAAGCGAAGCTGGACGAAGGCCTTGCCGAAAGGCTGCCCGGCTATCGCGCGATGGGGCCGGTCCGCATCGGCAACGCAGCCTGGTCGCAGGTTCAGCACGATGCCTATGGCCAGATCGTCCTGTCCAACACGCAGGCGTTCCTTGACCAGCGCTTGCTGCGCATGTCCGGCCTCGCCGATTTTGAAGCGCTGGAAAAGGTCGGCGAAAGGGCATGGGCCCTGTTCGACAAGCCCGATGCCGGCCTGTGGGAACTGCGCACCCGCCAGTCGGTCCATACATATTCGGCGGCGATGTGCTGGGCGGCCTGTGACCGGCTGGGCAACGCCGCGCACGCGATTGGCCTTGATGACCGCGCGGCCTTCTGGGGCGAGCGCGCAGCCGCGATCCGCGAGCGGATAGAGCAGGCCGCGTGGTGTCCCGAGACCGAGCGGATGTCGGCCACGTTCTCGGGCGACGATCTCGATGCAAGCGTGATCCAGTTGCTCGACCTGCGCTTCCTCGCGCCGGACGATCCGCGCTTCGTCTCCACGCTGGCCGCCATCGAACAGGGCCTGCGGCGCGGATCGCACATGCTGCGCTATGCCACCGAGGACGATTTCGGCCTTCCCGAAACCGCCTTCAACGTCTGCACCTTCTGGCTGATAGAAGCCCTGCACCTGACCGGACGCCGTGCCGAAGCCCGCGCGCTCTACGAAGAGATGCTCAGCCGCCGCACCCAGTCGGGCCTCCTTTCGGAGGACATCGATCCGGCAACCGGCGAACTCTGGGGAAACTACCCGCAGACCTACTCACTTGTCGGCCTGATCAACTGCGCCGTCCTGCTGAGCAAACCGTGGAATACCGTACGATGA
- a CDS encoding alpha,alpha-trehalose-phosphate synthase (UDP-forming) → MSRLIVISNRVSAGGGAQGGLAVALSAALREHGGIWFGWSGNETSEFTGHINMERVDGVTTATVDLEEQDIEEYYDGYANRTLWPLFHYRIDLAEYERSFADGYKRANERFAETALPLIEPDDLVWVQDYHMFPLGKELRARGVENRIGFFLHIPWPPRRLLATLPEARALTESLLAYDLIGFHTEEWLQSFCDYVSHELGGTIGDDGWLSVGERRVRLIACPVGIDAKEFAALAASEKAKETYERVRVSAVGRTMIVGVDRLDYSKGLEERFLGYERFLVEHPEERKEVTLLQIAPPSRGTVDSYQRIRSTLEGLAGRINGAHAGLDWVPIRYVNQGYTRDMLAGVYRASKVGLVTPLRDGMNLVAKEYVAAQDPGDPGVLILSRFAGAAEQMPEALLVNPHSAEEISDALSRAITMPGEERIRRWRTLMNGVEQHDVTWWSKHFTDALKDCHEHACGSVHRN, encoded by the coding sequence ATGAGCAGGCTGATAGTCATTTCGAACCGCGTCAGCGCCGGTGGGGGCGCGCAAGGCGGACTTGCCGTCGCGCTTTCGGCGGCCTTGCGCGAACATGGAGGGATCTGGTTCGGCTGGTCCGGCAACGAGACCAGCGAGTTTACCGGCCACATCAACATGGAACGCGTCGATGGCGTGACCACGGCCACGGTGGATCTGGAAGAGCAGGACATCGAGGAATACTACGATGGCTACGCCAACCGTACACTCTGGCCGCTGTTCCACTACCGGATCGACCTGGCCGAATACGAACGCAGCTTCGCCGATGGCTACAAGCGCGCCAACGAACGCTTTGCCGAAACGGCACTGCCGCTGATCGAGCCGGACGATCTGGTCTGGGTCCAGGATTACCATATGTTTCCGCTGGGCAAGGAACTGCGCGCGCGCGGGGTCGAAAACCGGATCGGCTTCTTCCTGCACATTCCCTGGCCGCCCCGCCGCCTGCTGGCGACCTTGCCCGAGGCACGCGCGCTGACCGAAAGTCTTCTCGCCTATGACCTGATCGGCTTCCACACCGAGGAATGGCTGCAATCCTTTTGCGATTACGTGTCGCACGAACTGGGCGGTACGATCGGCGACGATGGCTGGCTGTCCGTGGGCGAGCGCCGTGTGCGTCTGATCGCTTGCCCGGTCGGCATCGATGCAAAGGAATTTGCCGCCCTTGCCGCAAGCGAAAAGGCCAAGGAAACCTACGAACGTGTCCGTGTGAGTGCCGTTGGGCGCACGATGATCGTCGGGGTTGATCGGCTGGACTATTCCAAGGGCCTGGAAGAGCGCTTCCTCGGCTACGAGCGGTTCCTTGTCGAGCACCCGGAGGAGCGCAAGGAAGTTACCCTCTTGCAGATCGCCCCGCCCTCGCGCGGCACGGTCGACAGCTACCAGCGCATCCGCAGCACGCTCGAAGGTTTGGCCGGACGCATAAACGGGGCCCATGCAGGTCTTGATTGGGTTCCGATCCGATACGTGAACCAAGGCTACACGCGCGACATGCTTGCCGGGGTCTATCGCGCCAGCAAGGTGGGGCTTGTCACCCCCTTGCGCGATGGCATGAACCTTGTCGCCAAGGAGTATGTCGCCGCGCAGGATCCCGGTGATCCCGGCGTGCTGATCCTGTCACGCTTTGCCGGTGCGGCAGAGCAGATGCCCGAAGCGCTGCTGGTCAATCCGCACAGCGCTGAAGAGATATCCGACGCTTTGAGCCGCGCCATCACGATGCCGGGTGAAGAACGGATCCGACGTTGGCGAACGCTCATGAATGGCGTGGAACAGCACGACGTGACGTGGTGGTCGAAGCATTTTACCGACGCGCTTAAGGACTGCCATGAACACGCTTGCGGCTCGGTACACAGAAACTGA
- a CDS encoding IS6 family transposase — protein sequence MPRCRKSSSPFRYFKTSPEIIRLAVLMYVRFPLSLRNVEDLLAERGIDICHETVRLWWNRFGPMFASEIRRQRVSRMRGFRQWRWHLDEVFVKINGERHYLWRAVDHEGEVLESYVTKTRDKAAALTFLKKASKRHGRAEAIVTDGLRSYPAAMRQLGNLDRREMGRWLNNRVENSHLPFRRRERAMLRFRQMKTLQKFASVHGSLHNHFSQDRHLIDRMTYKQRRSAALAEWQTLMA from the coding sequence ATGCCCAGGTGCCGCAAATCGTCCAGTCCATTTCGCTATTTCAAGACTTCGCCGGAGATCATTCGGCTGGCGGTGCTGATGTATGTCCGTTTCCCGCTGTCTCTGCGCAACGTCGAGGACCTGCTCGCCGAGCGCGGCATCGACATCTGCCACGAGACGGTGCGGCTGTGGTGGAACCGGTTCGGACCGATGTTCGCATCAGAGATCCGGCGCCAGCGTGTCAGTCGGATGCGAGGTTTTCGTCAGTGGCGCTGGCACCTTGATGAAGTGTTCGTCAAGATCAACGGCGAGCGCCATTACCTGTGGCGGGCGGTGGATCACGAGGGCGAGGTACTCGAGAGCTACGTCACCAAAACCCGCGACAAGGCTGCGGCTCTGACCTTCCTGAAGAAGGCATCGAAGCGGCACGGTCGGGCCGAAGCAATCGTGACCGACGGCCTTCGGTCATACCCGGCCGCGATGCGCCAACTCGGCAATCTTGATCGACGGGAAATGGGGCGATGGCTAAACAATCGGGTGGAGAACAGCCACCTGCCATTTCGCCGACGAGAACGGGCGATGCTGCGCTTCAGGCAGATGAAGACGTTGCAGAAGTTCGCCTCCGTCCATGGCTCGCTCCATAACCATTTTTCCCAGGACCGTCACCTCATCGATCGCATGACCTACAAGCAGCGCCGCTCGGCAGCCCTTGCCGAGTGGCAGACGCTCATGGCCTGA
- a CDS encoding ribonuclease HI, with product MAGMRRRLKVFYDGGCHPNPGPMEAAAVVRGKPYFFDDLGTGSNTDAEWHALRCAIELARDLGLRDVEFVGDSLEVTRSANIALANGNATSGQAISLLAILAHYRPGRIRWIKREQNLAGIALEARRDR from the coding sequence ATGGCGGGCATGAGACGCAGGCTCAAAGTATTCTACGACGGTGGCTGTCACCCTAACCCGGGGCCGATGGAAGCAGCTGCCGTGGTTCGTGGGAAGCCGTACTTCTTCGACGATTTGGGGACCGGCTCGAACACTGACGCCGAATGGCATGCGCTGCGTTGCGCCATCGAGTTGGCGCGAGATCTGGGGCTGCGAGACGTGGAGTTTGTAGGAGACTCTCTCGAAGTAACGAGATCTGCCAACATCGCCTTGGCAAACGGTAACGCAACGTCTGGGCAAGCAATCTCACTTCTTGCAATTCTTGCCCACTACCGCCCAGGTAGAATCCGATGGATCAAACGCGAGCAGAACCTTGCAGGGATTGCTCTCGAGGCCAGGCGCGATCGATAG
- a CDS encoding response regulator transcription factor gives MSTVLCIDDEPAILRLLSVVLAADGHEVMTATAGREALTIIGRGAVDAVLLDLGLADRDGLELIPAIRAITAVPILVISARGEVAEKVTALDLGAADYITKPFDGDEVRARLRVALRQGAKSLTPDGVICHGPIRMNPERHEAEVSGRPLSLTPKEYALLKALIEANGRVLTHAALLERVWGKAHRQDVEYLRVTIRALRLKIEEDPARPIVIRNEPGVGYRLG, from the coding sequence ATGAGCACGGTCCTGTGCATCGACGATGAACCAGCCATTCTGCGCTTGCTGTCAGTCGTGCTCGCAGCCGATGGACATGAAGTTATGACGGCTACCGCTGGTCGCGAAGCCCTCACGATCATCGGTCGTGGCGCCGTTGATGCGGTGTTGCTCGACCTCGGCTTGGCCGACCGCGACGGGCTGGAACTGATTCCAGCAATCCGCGCCATAACGGCAGTACCAATCCTGGTCATCTCGGCCCGGGGCGAAGTGGCCGAGAAAGTTACTGCGCTCGACCTCGGCGCCGCAGACTATATCACCAAGCCCTTCGACGGAGACGAAGTACGTGCCAGACTCCGCGTCGCCCTCCGGCAGGGCGCAAAGTCGCTGACGCCTGACGGGGTCATCTGCCATGGCCCGATCCGCATGAATCCAGAACGACACGAGGCCGAGGTATCCGGCCGACCATTATCGCTGACGCCCAAGGAATATGCACTCCTCAAAGCCCTCATCGAGGCCAATGGACGAGTGCTTACCCACGCCGCTCTGCTCGAACGCGTCTGGGGCAAAGCGCATCGGCAAGACGTCGAATACCTGCGTGTTACAATCCGAGCATTGCGGCTGAAGATTGAAGAAGATCCGGCGCGCCCCATCGTAATTCGAAACGAACCCGGGGTTGGCTATCGCTTGGGATAG
- a CDS encoding DUF4118 domain-containing protein, whose amino-acid sequence MTRAVAAYPKALLAVAAVTWITAAQLPLLGLASSAMLFLLPVLISAVRGGVGPGLTAALTGAAAYNFFLLEPRYTFRVHQLDNLVSLLVLVAVALVTSRLASRLMMREAEAVERARLSDELAELSGLLSSHPAQPALERGIALLEARYGKLELLLPHAGRIQENEAFSSLDASAAAWSAHNGDITGHGTATMPVADWTFLPLSPRNRHDISVMALARPMDGTVRAASELDHLRQLAMLLGQCLDRDALEAERRERELLEERDRLRRTLLASLAHDFRTPLTIITGRLAELASGNPAATDALAAAQRMDRMMNDLIGAARIEAGALEPVLESIDLVDVVGAACEGLIQPHGVALKQSIPADLPFVRGDPVLLQHLIANLIDNGICHARSTVVVSAAKQSGLVLLRVSDDGPGIPEGERQRIFERFARIEGTDRTQGSGLGLAIVKGFGDVMGMAVTVTSAPSGGALFTVAMPRAGRAGT is encoded by the coding sequence ATGACCCGAGCCGTAGCCGCCTATCCCAAAGCATTGCTCGCGGTCGCGGCGGTCACCTGGATCACTGCGGCGCAGTTGCCATTGCTAGGCCTAGCCTCGTCAGCAATGCTGTTTCTGCTGCCCGTTCTAATCTCAGCCGTGCGCGGTGGAGTGGGGCCCGGCCTAACGGCGGCGCTAACCGGTGCGGCCGCCTACAATTTCTTCCTGCTGGAGCCGCGCTACACGTTTCGCGTTCACCAGTTGGACAATCTGGTCAGCCTTCTCGTCCTCGTTGCCGTGGCGCTAGTGACCAGCCGCCTCGCCTCTCGTCTGATGATGCGCGAGGCGGAAGCAGTGGAACGGGCCCGACTCAGCGATGAACTGGCCGAGCTTTCAGGCCTGCTCTCCAGCCACCCCGCACAGCCGGCACTTGAGCGGGGTATAGCCCTGCTGGAGGCCCGCTACGGCAAGCTGGAACTGCTGCTGCCCCATGCGGGCCGGATTCAGGAGAACGAAGCCTTTTCCTCACTCGATGCCTCGGCGGCAGCCTGGTCCGCACACAACGGCGACATCACAGGGCACGGCACCGCAACGATGCCGGTCGCCGACTGGACCTTCCTGCCGCTGAGCCCGAGGAACCGCCACGATATTAGCGTCATGGCACTGGCGCGGCCGATGGACGGTACCGTGCGCGCGGCATCCGAACTCGATCACCTGCGGCAGTTGGCCATGCTACTCGGACAGTGCCTGGACCGCGACGCGCTGGAGGCCGAACGACGAGAACGCGAACTGCTCGAGGAGCGGGACCGTCTGCGGCGCACGCTCCTCGCCTCGCTCGCCCACGATTTCCGTACGCCGCTCACGATCATCACGGGGCGGCTTGCTGAACTTGCCTCGGGCAATCCTGCCGCGACCGACGCGCTGGCCGCCGCGCAGCGAATGGACCGGATGATGAATGACCTGATCGGTGCGGCCCGGATCGAGGCGGGAGCGCTGGAACCGGTGCTTGAAAGCATAGACCTCGTCGATGTCGTCGGTGCCGCGTGCGAGGGCCTGATCCAGCCTCATGGGGTCGCGCTAAAACAGAGCATTCCCGCCGACCTCCCCTTCGTCCGCGGCGATCCCGTGTTGTTGCAACACCTGATCGCCAACCTCATCGACAATGGCATTTGTCACGCGCGCAGTACCGTGGTCGTGAGTGCTGCAAAGCAATCGGGCCTCGTGCTTTTGCGGGTAAGTGACGATGGCCCGGGCATCCCGGAGGGTGAACGGCAGCGCATCTTCGAGCGTTTTGCCCGGATCGAAGGGACCGACCGCACCCAAGGCAGCGGTCTGGGCCTTGCCATTGTAAAAGGGTTTGGCGATGTCATGGGCATGGCCGTCACGGTTACTTCCGCGCCTTCTGGTGGGGCGCTCTTCACCGTTGCCATGCCGCGCGCCGGGCGAGCCGGAACATGA
- a CDS encoding potassium transporter Kup has protein sequence MQTITRTSRNSLASLTLGAIGVVYGDIGTSPLYAFREALGQAARDGIVQAEIVGVLSLALWALIIVVTLKYVIFLSRMDNNGEGGVLSLMALAQRATGGGWVAVTLLGATGAALFYGDAIITPALSVLSAAEGLKTIPGLDGMSQTAIIGVTVGILAALFMFQSRGTASVATLFGPVCLVWFVALAGLGLWHIADAPEVLTAFNPLHAVTFLVSHGVTGLFVLGAVFLTVTGAEALIADMGHFGRRPIQLGWLSFVWPALTLNYLGQGALALKALAAAEAIGQPLANADWFFIMAPDVLRAPLVILATLATIIASQAVITGAYSLTHQAISLGLLPRLTIRQTSEHQMGQIYMPGVNWLLLGGVLLLVLGFKSSSAMAAAYGIAVTGTMVVTTCMAFLIAWKYWNWEPVWTALLIAPFLALDLFFFGANILRVSEGGWVPLLVAGLVGLVIFTWLKGRRTALARASEQGVSLNETVMALHARPPTRIEGTAVFLTQDLDVTPSALLHNLKHNKALHRNNIVLKVEIQARPYVAPEQRVVVDRIDESFLKARLRYGYMDTIDVPSDLARADGLLVGPGGTSFFVGRSAIRFAARPVLPRWMTVVYMFLHRNAADPTAYFSIPSNRVVELGSQIEL, from the coding sequence CTGGCGCTGTGGGCGTTGATCATCGTAGTGACGCTGAAGTACGTCATCTTCCTCAGCCGGATGGACAACAACGGCGAAGGCGGGGTGCTTTCACTCATGGCACTGGCTCAGCGGGCCACCGGCGGCGGCTGGGTGGCGGTGACGCTGCTGGGAGCGACGGGCGCGGCCCTGTTCTATGGCGATGCGATCATTACCCCTGCACTCTCGGTGCTCTCGGCGGCCGAGGGGCTGAAAACCATCCCCGGCCTCGACGGCATGTCGCAAACCGCGATCATCGGGGTGACAGTCGGCATTCTAGCTGCGCTGTTCATGTTTCAGTCGCGGGGTACGGCGAGCGTGGCCACGTTGTTCGGACCAGTATGCCTGGTCTGGTTCGTTGCTTTGGCGGGGTTAGGCCTTTGGCATATCGCTGATGCACCAGAGGTGCTGACCGCGTTCAACCCTCTGCATGCAGTCACCTTCCTCGTTTCTCACGGCGTGACAGGTCTGTTCGTGCTGGGCGCGGTGTTCCTCACCGTGACCGGTGCCGAAGCGCTGATTGCCGACATGGGGCACTTCGGGCGCAGACCGATTCAGCTGGGGTGGCTGTCCTTCGTCTGGCCAGCGTTGACGCTGAACTACCTTGGTCAAGGCGCGCTCGCGCTGAAAGCGCTCGCCGCTGCAGAAGCCATTGGCCAGCCACTCGCCAACGCTGACTGGTTTTTCATCATGGCGCCGGATGTCCTGCGCGCGCCGCTGGTGATTTTGGCAACCTTGGCCACGATCATCGCCAGCCAAGCCGTGATCACCGGGGCTTATTCGCTGACCCACCAGGCGATCTCGCTAGGTCTCCTGCCGCGCCTGACAATTCGCCAGACTTCGGAGCACCAGATGGGGCAGATATATATGCCGGGGGTCAACTGGCTGCTGCTGGGCGGTGTCCTGCTGCTGGTGCTTGGTTTCAAGTCGAGTTCGGCGATGGCCGCCGCCTATGGCATCGCAGTGACCGGCACCATGGTGGTGACGACCTGCATGGCTTTCCTCATCGCGTGGAAGTACTGGAACTGGGAACCGGTATGGACGGCTTTGCTCATCGCCCCGTTCCTCGCGCTCGACCTGTTCTTCTTCGGCGCCAACATACTCCGTGTGAGCGAGGGGGGCTGGGTTCCACTGTTGGTGGCTGGCCTTGTCGGGCTGGTGATCTTTACCTGGCTCAAGGGGCGCCGGACGGCCTTGGCCCGCGCAAGCGAGCAGGGCGTTTCGCTGAACGAAACAGTCATGGCGCTCCACGCAAGACCCCCGACGAGGATCGAAGGAACAGCCGTGTTCTTGACCCAAGACCTTGACGTCACCCCTTCCGCACTGTTGCACAACCTCAAACACAACAAAGCGCTGCACCGCAACAACATCGTTCTGAAGGTTGAAATCCAGGCAAGGCCCTATGTCGCACCAGAACAGCGCGTTGTAGTGGATCGGATCGACGAAAGCTTCCTCAAGGCCCGCCTGCGCTATGGCTACATGGACACAATCGACGTTCCAAGCGACCTCGCTCGCGCCGATGGTCTGCTTGTCGGACCAGGCGGCACGTCCTTCTTCGTTGGCCGCAGCGCAATCCGCTTCGCCGCCAGACCGGTACTGCCGCGATGGATGACGGTGGTCTACATGTTCCTGCATCGCAACGCCGCCGATCCTACCGCCTATTTTTCGATTCCGTCGAACCGCGTTGTCGAACTGGGCAGCCAAATCGAGCTATAA